The genomic region AAGTTTTGCATGTATTCTTGTTTATCATTTTCCaccacagtttatatatatatatatatatttgactctGTAGTTTTCCACTGGATATAATTGGCATACTATGTCACTGTCAGTAACCCTCTATAGTGTCTAAACTATTGCATCAATATCTTCTTAAAGACCGTTTTCACTGCTCAGAAAGGGTGAAGTAGGACGGCAGATTTTTATCAGCAGGGTGCTAAAGTGCATTACAGTTTCTTTGATGCATGAAATGTAAATTACCTGATAAAGTTTGCCCCTTCAACCCCACTGTTGGGGCATCATGCTGGGAAACATGGTCCATTCAGCACGTAGTTCCACTGACCAGAAGACGACGTTTTTTTCTTGTACTGCAAACCATTGGACTCCTGCTAGGATGTCTAACTATGAAAGAATGAATGGGAATTAGGAAACTCAATTGATCACTGGTACAATAATGAAGATTTCATCTAGCGGATATAATGCTCAATTAGTGTATGAATGTTTATAATTTTTCAGCTTCACTTTTACAAGTTAATCTTTTTTGGTACAAAATACACAGAGATTTGGGAAAacctacttattctttattattactattttttattattactattattacattttagaataatagtacatTCATTAAAaccatgaaataacacaaatggggACTATGTAGTGacctaaaaaaataacaaattcttCTTCAAAGAAGCCTCCCTTTGCCTGTATACATCTCTGCACATTTTAGGCAACATACTCTCATAACAAAACATCATGCTAGTGACTTTTTGCCTATGCCACCAAATTTATATTCAACTTGTTTTGGAGGAATCAATTATTTTACCCAaggctacatttttaaataaaatgaatacaaattttgtcatcatttactcattgcgttaccatataatttttattttctttgccatgGGATGCAAAGGGATTTTTCCAAATGTCCTAAATAACTTCATTGGGTGCATACTGGCAGGGCCGTTTCTGGCTATAAGTGTTATAAGTGACTGCTTAGGGCCCCCGAGCCACCAGGGACCCCTGCAAAGCAAggtcatttaaaaaattttttttttttaaagctgcaagACTCAGGAAGCTGTTAAGcctcaattagacagttatagggtgaccccttgtggcccgagagggAAAGGAGAATGTAACTGCAAAGAGATAGTTGTATCTAGATGTGACAAGCATACGCATGCtcaaagttgttttgtttttgtttttttgtttttttgttttttcattatgaAGCGCACCTACAAgttgggagtggaaaaaagaaaaggaagagaAGAAGAAATGCAGCCAGACCACTGGTAAGAAATGAATATAAGCCAGCTACCTGGCTAAATTGTGTTTGTTCGTTGTCATGCATTAAATTGCAACAATTAGTTAGCTAAAGTTTTGTAGCTGTGTTCTGTTTTTCAAAGGTacatgttttcagacatttctACTAGCTCTATAACTAAGGTGTTGACAATACTGTTGTCATAATAGACAGTGTAGCTAGTCAAGATTAGCTCACAGACTCGATGCTATTTTCATTTACGttagttagctagctagcagAACCGGAGATGATTCAGTCAACCAGATTTGTCTTGTCTGCATTATTTTCAGGTGCTATGTTGAAATATTTAGGGGCATCAAAGGCAGCTGGGGATACAGGCAGTGGCGTAACCAGCTACCTGGCCATCAGGAGAACTGGGAAAGCATGGCCGGCTGTGAAACAGGGCTGTGGGTATGCCAAAGTGGGCCACGATATGATGAAGTGGGCCCGTgatatgcagaaggggacagCGAAACACAAAACCACCCCTCGCACTGGCAGGGCCCTTAGGATCAAAGTAGGAATTCACTTAGGGCCcacatatgctcagaaacggccctgcatCATGGGATACCTTTTAAAAAATACTGAGGGAGTTCCTACGTATGCTTGGCACTTGTTAGCTGCTTTTCCTTCCCTATATGCTCCAATTCACAATTTATATCAGTATACAtacacatttcaaacatttaaacataagcCGGGACAGATCAAAAGTTACGATATTTTGAAACATGAATTTAGTCAtgagtgtccaaacttttgattggTAGTGTACAGCATCGTGTGATAATCTCACACAGTTGGTTTAGGTAAGAGCTCAGATCATAATCCTTCAAATGTTCTACAAGCAAGTAGTAGATCAGAGCTTTGAGAGAAAAAGCAACCAGAAACAAGACAGTCTTTATACCACAGTTAATTAGAAACAGTAGCTCAGTGGCACCTCGAAACTGGATGCTCAAAGAAAAGATTCATTCAGCAATGAAGCTTGTAATCACTCTAAGATCTAAGAGGAAAGTTTGTCTGTTTTTTGAAACTCTTGTTTGGCACTCCAATAAGATCCTGTGATTatggatgcttttaaaacaattatgtttttaatttgtgGTAGGGGCAGATCTAGAAATGTTTTTATGGGATGGCAagggggtggcaacaccaaagcaagtgccCATGCATAGTTCTTATGGATGAAGTTTCATTGCAACATAGTTCATTaagagtcactatcaaattacaaatgttcaTTAATTTGTGATACAACTATATTTCCACAGTAACCATATAGTAACCATTTAGCTATTGATTTGCCAACATGACAAGAAAACAATTTGCATAacaaaaaataagtaacaaaTTGTATATATctagagcaccaagacattgtctattaaacacatcaacaaattctaaatgttcctaagTTTCACATATAGAAccggcaatctggactaaacgtcaccaccttatgcaggccaattttttttattttgttaagtgtacccatggatggaaaatgcatgcatatcccatgctATTTTGCAAATAAAGGCCTGTAGGCTTATCACCTTTGTTACTGcaggaataagccatttgaaagtgacgattaacacaaagttaggtctaaataaaaataaactgtacagaaaattgtactgtggggggcagtgctgctaaactcatgaatattaattatgcacccaaataaatatttcacataatatggtgaTTTCATCtgtacatctgccactatcagtcttgggattttgttaatcagtagattaatacatagatcagcactttgattaaaaACTATTTGATTACTAAATTATtgatctagtggtaactttttgcctttagtttttagaggttttgaatTCTAATtcgcccaaatataactttttatttaaatgaaacaagattgcatctgtacatcagtggatgggtgttatactttaaaaatgcaacaacatgtgGGGAGAtaagagtagcggaaacacagtcacatttattgacagttctgtatatgaaaaacCACAAACTCCGAAATTCAGACAGCTACAACCACAAACTCCCACACCAGCAGCAGGAACACGGAAAAATATCAGTATGTGCCTGAGTGCCCGTGAACGAGATGACACAGCTCATGAACAACCCTCTCCCAtagcacaacccagccatgaaacactcagtttatatagggaggaatcagctcacctggttaccgcacacttgagagcgattaagagagggagagaaagagaaaaagaaaacacacacaaacacacacactctctacatacacacaaacaatacggccaaGAAGGTCATCACAATGGAGGACACGGAAAAGAGCGCAAGCTGTGGAAAAACTGCAGACACTGACAACAGCCGCAACGAAACactaacattcaaaataacacattccagcaccggatcgccagtcaaaacacacacagatgaaatagaaactcctactcaagaactggagatgtttcatgtggattatacacatacctgacgaaagctatttcaaaaagtggtgaggacacgtCTCATCTGTCTCAGCCCATAACTGACAGTGATGtgtctaataatcattcagtgaatacttggaaacaactgagaaattcatctGTTACCTCTTTTTTTCCCAtgtatttgtccatgtggtcattgttgttgaggaaataagctcatcaacccaCGAGAGCCCAAACGCTGTACACGcgctgcaatagtaggtaggcgattggccgctgctgtaaacaatcacgggattggttgctgctgtaatcaatcaatgGGTCTGTAGCCATCTGTGCATttggtgagagtttaggcagtttgacatgaataaacccctacacaatgacAACATCCACTATAAAAtactaacatttaaatgtaatacattCGGATACTTATgttggggtggcagatggggtggcgatgctttttcttagggtggcatttgccaccctaTGCCACCCTGGTAGATCCGCCCCTGATTTGAGGATATGTAACAGTAGAGAAgcttgaagaagaagaaaaaaacttctCCTTGAAGTCAGCTCCTTGAGGAACATACTGGGTGTCTTCTGGGCAAGTGACCCCATATGGACAATAAACTTGCAAATGcaatgtttttgcctttaaatTTGAGAATATACTTGTTTTCTCTATACTAATTTTGTCCCACACAGACATGATGTCAGCTTCTTTTTTTGCCATGTCTTTGGCAACCTCTATATAgtaaaagacaaaataaaaataaaaacccccTAAAAATCACTGATTACAAAGATTattatcttttatttaaaaagtgtgcAAGTGAGATGACCATTTATACGTTTACTTCTTGAATGGAAAAGTATTTGAAATTTGAATAGTAGGCTAGCCTAGTGTTGcatattttcataaaataatgtatttcataTTTCAATATGTCCCTCTTATTTTACTTATAAgatctattttaattttttaaaaaaataaaattgacacACCAAACTGTGGAGGCATTTTGttcaataatatgttttattttattttccaaaacCAAAAACCATTATGTTAAGGTACATTCAACATATCTGACAGATaagcacatttaaaaagtatttaaaatacatttcaaattacaaaaataaaattcaaacatCTCGCTctaatatacacagtatattcaATATTAAAACACACTTCCAAGTGAAAATAATTGGTCGGTTTATTATTTCTAAGCAGACGAGTGGGCAGTCTGGTGTCGCCTAAAGCCTATTCTAAATTATAAAAATTTGCCTATGTGCTGAACTCAGGTACCATCACTAGGCTAGAAGTCCTAGCCTAGGTCACTTCATGgatgaaacaaagaaaaattgccgttttattttatttcttgttaTTATTACATTGCTGACTCCGTGACGCTCTACCAAGGTCTCCAAATCAAGTCTGGAGAGTTCATTTGCATGTCCGAGGACACGCCAGCCTGAGGTGCACCGTTATGCGGCCCAGTCAATCCAATACTGGATGAACCGGGTATCAAAAGAGAAAAAGTCCCATCACTCGATGGCACAAACTGGAGTCCGCAGTGCAACTTTAAAGTCTCTGGAGGCCAAATAAAAAGTGGACCATTCGTGTGCGACACCGGAGGGGGTTCGAATCCCGGTTTTGACGCGCATGAGCGCAGGTGATGCTGGGGTGGACAAGACATGATGTCCAAGTGTGAAACGTAGCCGACCAGATGAGAGAGGAGCCGGTTCTTCACTTCGGTGTCAACACTCTCATGAGTGGACATAAAGCGGGTCACTTCGTGGATGCATTCGTTAAATCCAGCTCTGTACTTGCCAAGCATGGGTAGACTGGTGCCAAAAGTTGCTTTAGGGTTATAATAAAATGGACATTTTAGAGGCATCAAATGAATAAAGACGAAATAAGCCAAAGCTCGAATATTGGTTATAGTTTTACCCAagtaattaacaaacattattgtaCTAATGCTTGAGAGATCATTACTGAATGCGTAAGCCTGTATAATTATTAATGAATGATTATGAATTAAAAGTTAACCAAATGttcaaaagaaagagagaggaaaaaaaacaacttacCATTAATTTGTGCtcgttttaaattttttaagtgCTTCACTGTCATTTCAAGAATATCGGCCTTTTCCAGTTTGGAGTGCCGAGCAGTCTGAACAGAATGGAAATGAAGAACAACAATTATAACACACAACTTGATAAATAATGTGTACTTGCATTCGACATTGACGGTTTATTTCGACTCACATCTTTACTCAGTGCGTCCAAAATAAGTGTCTTCAACTGACAAAGGCTGTTGTTTATCCGTGCGCGTCTCCTTTTTTCCATTATTGGTTTTGAGGACTTCGAAAAAGACGAAAATGTTTATTGATTTTCCAACAAAGATCACATTTAATAAGCTATTTCATGCATTTCTACATTGATATTTACCTTCCTGTGCTCTAAAGCTGTGCTGGGTTGGTCGGATGTCGCATTCATCTGCGTGGTAAGTGCGCATCTTTGCTCATGACCTGAGCTGGAGGCTGACAGCTGGGATGTGATCTTATGTGGAGTACCTCCAGACATCTTTGAAGTCATAATCTAATACTCTCCGGTTACCCGTAAACAGCGATTTTTACTGATGAACTCCGCGTAAAACTTACTCTGTGAAGAATTCCCACGCAGTCAGAAAGTTGTGCAGCTCAAGCCCTCTCAACAGCTGATTATATGTGCACGCGTGTGACTCGTGCGGGGCTTCTTCGAACCCGCCACCAATCATCTTGACGGATCCATGAAGAACGCGTGGAACGGAGCACGCCATTGGTTTCCAGAGCGCGGCGCATAGCAACCAATGACAAACCAATGGCGTGCTCCGTTCCACGCGTTCTTAGTGGATCCGTCAAGATGATTGGTGGAGCATGACTGAGCTGACCAATGGCACGCTGGCGGGTTCCTCGCACACGACATTAACTCCTCTCCGAAGTTTATGACATAAACTTGATTTCTACAACTGTCAACAAATGATTATATTAATCGTATTGAATATCTTCACTTTCAAATAGGGACAGTTCTAGTGTCAGTGGATATTCAGAGGTTAgtccagacctctgtggatatgaGGCTATGGAATATAATGCACTTTATAAGAAAAGTTGAATTGTTACATCTGTGTTGGTGTCATTTATAAATGaatgtaaatctttaaatattactgggACTAAAACTAAAAGTCGGGCCATTAACTTTTGTCTCAGTCTAAAATACACAAAGATCAGAAGTTGCGTGCTTTTAACACTATATGGTATTACTGATACTGAAGGAAAGAGAACAGTAGGCCTATAAGTATTTACATATGTAtaacttaatattaaaatatatgtatattttattattgactGGTAGCCtacttttgacataaaaaaaaaaaacacttaaaaatgggaaATTCTcctatctactcaccctcatgccatcccagatgtgtatgactttttttcttctgctgaacatgaacgaagatatttagaagaatatctcagcttttaaATTTCGAAGATAAATAGTTCAGCCCATCTCTGACTTTTCATCCCAAACTCCCAACTTAAAAAGCCAATAATTGAAATGTTATCAGCAGGGAAGGGAGCATCCTCCCTTCTTTCAGCATAATCGTTCCCCAGTGAGCCAGACAATTTGATCATTCTTCTCTAAACCATTTTCCACATCaagttttgattgttttttgaaaaggAACACGTTGTTGCCTTATTGCCTTTCATCTTGACAGCTTGGCCTTTCTGTCCATCCTTTTCATTCCTCTAAACTTCAAACCTCTGCCCTGGCCTGCCAGAGCAAACCTCCTTTATGCTATCAGTCTGGGACTCACAAGATCTGAATCCTGACTCCACATCAACAGCAGCGCTGATCACATCTTAAAATCTGTTCTTTATCGTAGCTGACGAGATCATCAGATGTTTGatcagaaatatatatttttttttaattctatacTGAAGCAGTTTGAAGACATGTAACTGCTTAGAGCCTACCATAAAAGGTGAAAGATTTGTATTAttgtacttatattttatattattttaattatggcCACATCATATCAATCATCATAAGTGTCAAAGTTAGTGTCAAAAATGATACCTTCATTTTACAGGAAATAGAGGGTCAAAACATTAGTTACAACAGCATAATTTGAATTCTGACTTCTTGTTTGCTGAATAAGGGAAAGGTGGCACTTTTGATGAATATGGTACACTTTAGTGTCCCacgacgtaaaaaaaaaaaaaaaaatcattaacatggaaaagattaACATAATTTTTGGGCCATTTAGTAGAAAGATGAGTAAATaatatcattcttttttttttattattttttttttttttttatattgttttggtgACTGCATTTTTTTAAGTTCAACCAATCACACCTGATACCAAATTTATTGAAAGAAACAAAGATCACACAAATATTTGTTTCCTTGATTTATAAATTTAAGTTTATCAATAATTAAaaaccaacatttggtcccaAAACTAGCTAGACTAAACTAGCATCCATGTTACTTGCAACCCTGGTAcattgtttataatttttttatttcatacatTTTGTCTATTCtgttttgatgtttatttaaccttgtgagaccccgcatccacatgcgtggacattacatTTTAGCTTCACTATAGGCTAtgcttcattattttttttaatttttttaaaccaactgatctcagttcaggagaatctaggctgtcattaaagggttaaactttcagcacaccaagtcatgtgacaaaacatggTGCCATTCTCAGCCCAGTTTGTCTTTctgagaaatggcaacaaaactacatctggtaagaaaccagcttaagttttctcattaaaacctgtttgagtcaaaagagtaaaGTCTCCAGTttaatccgatatgccattttaaatatTGCATCGATTTATTGTGAAATGACATGCTGTTAAACAGAGCTGTCAAATAGGACTACCTTTCCATAAAAATCCTACATCtgcagggggggcctgggtagctcagtagtaaaagaagctggctaccacccctggagttcgctagtttgaatcccagggcgtgctgagtgactccagccaggtctcctaagcaaccaaattggcccggttgctagggagggtagagtcacatggggtaacctcctcatgatcgctataatgtggttccttcttggtggggcgcgtggtgagttgagcgtggttgtcacggtggatggcgtgaagcctccacacgcactatttctctgtggcaacgcgttcaacaattcatgtgataagatgcgtgggttgatgatctcagacgcagaggcaactgggattcgtcctccaccacccggactgaagcgaatcactacgcgaccatgaggacttaaaagcacactgggaattgggcaatccaaattgggagaaaaaaaaaatataaaaaatgcctACAttcactgtgtattatcacattgagaatcaatggacgtATCCAAAAGCTGGAAGACGTTGCTTTCAGAGGgtgtatatggagttaggatgaaaataaggtgcatttcgaactgttctgagaccagtgtagacagacagcacactggaggttaagtcatttactaaTTAAGGAGCAAGGgatcatcctatagctttcctatgcagccaagtgcattcacttctatcatccggtcaaaagttcagtttcaggatgatgtttggaccactcaacatgtttggaagacatgggacaataataatcattaCATAGATTACATTTAGAATTTtgtaatgcaacattttattttaacatggttggcagtgattggatgatgctggccattaatttgaataagaattatttattcagctttacagaaaatcagctgtaatgtctgtaacgtctcaaaaacatgaatcacctacactcctggacacataaacaatttgatgaaaaaaatctgactttctatagcttgaagattttacataaaatttcacaacttagtcccgctaaccacatatgtggacatcattttttaggaaaactatttgctcttgaagaaattttttttttttattttttattttttttgcttgtttattaggtgctaatagttacaaatcaaaaagggaaatggaaaatgtacacagcagtcagtgggggtctcaggaggttaatgtttGTTGCTAGAAAATTACAGAATTGCACATCAAGGTTTAAGGTTTCAACTGTGTTTAAGCATTCTaaattttggtaacagggttgaaaaaACTACAAACATATTAAATTAGTAGAAAATGAACTCCTGCTGTTGGTAATCAAAATTTTTGGAAGATTAAGCACCTCCTTTCA from Myxocyprinus asiaticus isolate MX2 ecotype Aquarium Trade chromosome 5, UBuf_Myxa_2, whole genome shotgun sequence harbors:
- the LOC127441069 gene encoding transcription factor HES-1-like; translated protein: MTSKMSGGTPHKITSQLSASSSGHEQRCALTTQMNATSDQPSTALEHRKSSKPIMEKRRRARINNSLCQLKTLILDALSKDTARHSKLEKADILEMTVKHLKNLKRAQINATFGTSLPMLGKYRAGFNECIHEVTRFMSTHESVDTEVKNRLLSHLVGYVSHLDIMSCPPQHHLRSCASKPGFEPPPVSHTNGPLFIWPPETLKLHCGLQFVPSSDGTFSLLIPGSSSIGLTGPHNGAPQAGVSSDMQMNSPDLIWRPW